A DNA window from Nitrososphaerota archaeon contains the following coding sequences:
- a CDS encoding 30S ribosomal protein S4e: MGKMGGSNRAKRSTAPPFWPIPRKVKEFTIKTSPGPHGKDRSYALGVLIRDVLHLVNTYREARFVANSGKVRVDGVVRRDLDFPVGLMDVIEFDGLGKVYRLVPRDGKPLEPIEIPVEEKSLKLCKIINKVTVRGGVIQYTLHDGRCILDREDLALRVGDACLIEVPSQKIINTVSMKKGVRVLVIGGERAGLQGYIEELKPGTFTRKPMATLNIGTESVELPTSLLMPVGGDRPLIYVGG; the protein is encoded by the coding sequence TTGGGTAAGATGGGCGGCTCAAATAGGGCGAAGAGATCTACCGCCCCACCTTTCTGGCCTATACCCAGAAAAGTGAAAGAATTCACGATCAAAACAAGCCCAGGCCCACATGGCAAGGACAGAAGCTATGCTCTTGGTGTGCTAATTAGAGATGTGCTTCACCTAGTTAACACTTACCGTGAAGCTAGGTTCGTTGCAAATTCTGGTAAGGTGCGTGTAGATGGCGTAGTTAGGCGTGACCTTGATTTTCCTGTTGGTTTGATGGATGTTATAGAGTTTGATGGTTTGGGTAAGGTTTATCGTCTTGTTCCTCGTGATGGAAAACCGCTGGAGCCGATTGAGATACCTGTGGAGGAGAAGAGCCTCAAGCTCTGTAAGATAATTAATAAGGTTACTGTTCGGGGTGGTGTCATACAATACACCTTGCACGATGGGCGCTGTATATTGGATAGGGAAGACCTCGCGCTTAGGGTTGGTGATGCCTGTTTAATAGAAGTCCCTTCACAGAAGATTATAAATACCGTAAGTATGAAGAAAGGTGTACGTGTGCTGGTTATCGGTGGTGAGCGTGCTGGTCTCCAAGGCTACATCGAGGAGCTCAAGCCAGGAACGTTTACTAGAAAACCTATGGCTACTCTCAATATAGGTACAGAAAGTGTAGAACTACCTACCAGCCTGCTTATGCCAGTGGGGGGAGACAGACCACTCATATACGTAGGAGGTTAG
- a CDS encoding 50S ribosomal protein L5 produces the protein MSTVQITENPMRRMRVEKVVVNIGVGKSGEPLQRASMVLEELFGQKPSVRKARKTIRDFGVRRGEPIGVVVTLRGERAVEALKRLLQAKGNTIPASSFDENGSVSFGIKEHIDIPGVKYKPELGIFGMNVSVFITRPGYRVMYRKRAPSKVGSAHRVKKEEAIEFLKSNFGVEVV, from the coding sequence ATGTCAACGGTTCAAATCACCGAAAATCCTATGCGCAGAATGAGGGTAGAAAAAGTTGTGGTAAACATAGGGGTAGGTAAGTCAGGTGAACCGCTTCAGAGAGCTTCAATGGTGCTAGAGGAGCTCTTTGGACAGAAACCGAGTGTTAGAAAAGCGAGGAAGACGATAAGGGACTTCGGGGTCAGAAGAGGAGAGCCGATAGGCGTCGTTGTGACGCTGAGAGGAGAAAGGGCCGTCGAGGCTTTAAAGAGGCTTCTTCAAGCAAAAGGCAATACCATCCCCGCCTCTAGCTTTGACGAAAACGGAAGCGTATCCTTCGGGATAAAGGAGCATATAGATATCCCTGGTGTGAAATACAAACCTGAGTTAGGCATTTTCGGCATGAACGTTTCAGTATTCATTACAAGACCTGGCTACCGAGTGATGTATCGTAAGCGCGCCCCCTCTAAAGTTGGAAGTGCACATAGGGTCAAAAAAGAGGAAGCTATAGAATTCCTGAAGTCAAATTTTGGTGTGGAGGTGGTTTAA
- a CDS encoding 30S ribosomal protein S14: MKERHGKPRKFGKGARWCKRCGQYNALVRKYNLTLCRQCFREVAEKLGFKKYE, from the coding sequence TTGAAAGAGAGGCACGGCAAACCTAGGAAGTTCGGTAAAGGCGCTCGTTGGTGCAAAAGATGCGGGCAGTATAATGCTCTCGTAAGAAAATATAATCTCACCCTGTGTAGACAGTGCTTCAGAGAGGTCGCTGAAAAGCTAGGCTTCAAGAAATATGAGTAG
- a CDS encoding 30S ribosomal protein S8 gives MPAQNVLANLFSTIYNNEMRNKKECIVIPASKLASEVLRTMQRYKYIGEFEFIDDGLAGKFRIQLLGRINKCGVITPRFSVSKNEFSKWEQRFLPAVGVGILIVTTPKGVMSHYEAVEKGVGGRLLGYVY, from the coding sequence ATGCCTGCGCAAAACGTGCTCGCGAACCTCTTCTCAACAATCTACAACAACGAAATGAGAAATAAGAAGGAATGCATCGTCATACCAGCCTCCAAGCTAGCTAGCGAGGTACTTAGAACGATGCAGCGCTACAAGTATATAGGTGAGTTTGAGTTTATTGATGATGGGTTAGCGGGTAAGTTCAGAATTCAGCTGCTTGGGCGAATCAATAAATGCGGTGTTATCACGCCTCGGTTTAGCGTCTCTAAGAATGAATTTAGCAAATGGGAGCAGAGGTTCCTACCAGCCGTTGGTGTAGGAATACTAATAGTTACAACACCAAAAGGTGTGATGTCACACTACGAAGCCGTGGAGAAAGGTGTAGGGGGTAGGCTTCTTGGCTACGTCTACTAA
- a CDS encoding 50S ribosomal protein L6 codes for MATSTKPLTEEVKLPEGVKANLEGYVLHIKGPLGTVSRDFSKIPVNLKVEGNKVLISVPSSRRRDKAVLGTARSIVSNMVTGVTKGFTYKLKIVYAHFPITVRVKDKTVYIENFYGERSPRTAEIVGDCKVQVQGEDVIVTGINKEHVGATAANIEQATKIKRKDQRVFLDGIYIYEKVVNP; via the coding sequence TTGGCTACGTCTACTAAACCCTTAACCGAAGAGGTCAAGCTGCCAGAGGGTGTAAAGGCTAACCTAGAAGGCTACGTACTCCACATCAAGGGTCCGCTTGGGACTGTAAGTAGGGACTTCTCGAAGATACCTGTTAATCTTAAGGTTGAGGGTAATAAGGTGCTCATCTCGGTGCCTTCTAGTAGGAGGCGTGATAAGGCAGTGTTAGGAACAGCCAGATCTATAGTTTCAAATATGGTGACTGGTGTTACGAAAGGATTCACCTACAAGCTTAAGATAGTTTACGCTCACTTCCCCATAACGGTTAGGGTTAAGGATAAAACCGTTTATATTGAGAACTTCTATGGTGAGCGCAGCCCGAGGACCGCAGAGATCGTAGGCGACTGTAAAGTTCAGGTGCAGGGTGAAGATGTGATAGTCACTGGCATAAACAAAGAGCACGTAGGTGCAACCGCGGCAAACATAGAGCAGGCTACGAAGATTAAAAGAAAGGATCAGCGCGTATTCTTGGATGGCATCTACATCTATGAGAAGGTGGTAAACCCATGA
- a CDS encoding 50S ribosomal protein L32e, which produces MSGRADIKELLKLREEIASRRPSFVRQECWRYKRVKPSWRKPKGIDSKMRLRVKGWPKIVKIGYRGPAAVRELHPSGFRDVLVYNASDLERLNPETDAARIAHTVGARKRMEILAKAKELGIKVLNPTGVKRGG; this is translated from the coding sequence ATGAGTGGTAGAGCTGACATCAAAGAACTACTCAAACTTCGGGAAGAGATCGCATCGAGGCGCCCAAGTTTTGTTAGGCAAGAGTGTTGGAGGTATAAGAGGGTTAAGCCATCATGGCGTAAACCTAAGGGTATAGATAGTAAGATGAGGCTTCGAGTTAAAGGTTGGCCTAAGATAGTGAAGATCGGTTACAGAGGACCAGCGGCCGTTAGGGAGCTGCATCCAAGCGGCTTTAGAGATGTGCTTGTGTATAACGCTTCTGACCTAGAGCGCCTTAACCCAGAAACGGACGCTGCTAGAATAGCCCATACGGTAGGTGCTAGAAAGAGGATGGAGATACTAGCGAAGGCGAAAGAGTTGGGCATAAAGGTTCTTAACCCAACTGGTGTGAAACGAGGAGGCTAG
- a CDS encoding 50S ribosomal protein L19e, with translation MDLSAKKRLAAEVLKVGVSRVRFDPDAAEEIADAITRASIRDLIKKGVIWAEPKKGVSRGRHRLDKKKSKRGPGSKKGAKTARAGKKELWVTRVRALRRRLKLLRDRGVITGKVFDQLYRQIKGGQVRSIRHLNELVKEVSKA, from the coding sequence ATGGATCTCAGCGCAAAGAAGAGGCTTGCCGCAGAAGTATTGAAGGTTGGGGTGAGTAGAGTTAGGTTCGACCCTGATGCAGCGGAAGAGATAGCGGACGCCATAACCCGAGCCTCCATAAGAGATTTGATCAAAAAAGGTGTGATCTGGGCTGAGCCTAAAAAGGGTGTATCGAGAGGCAGGCACCGCTTGGATAAAAAGAAGTCTAAACGCGGGCCAGGCAGCAAAAAAGGCGCTAAAACCGCTAGAGCTGGTAAGAAGGAGCTGTGGGTTACCCGTGTAAGGGCGTTGAGACGTAGACTCAAGTTGCTTAGAGATAGAGGTGTTATAACAGGTAAAGTCTTTGACCAGCTGTACCGTCAGATCAAAGGCGGGCAGGTAAGAAGCATACGCCATCTAAACGAGTTGGTTAAAGAAGTGAGTAAAGCATGA
- a CDS encoding 50S ribosomal protein L18: protein MSAAKSYIPIFRRRREGKTDYRKRRLLLYGRKPFLTVHISNYTIYGQIHEAKIGGDIVLTSANSKELSKYGWKGSRKNTPAAYLTGLLLGTKAVAKGIKYAVLYLGPRSYIQGSRVAAFVKGVIYAGVEVPVDPGTLPSEDRLLGKHIAEYANMLLTSSPEAYKKKFSLLLSRRFKPEEYVKHASSVKTKVLKVMAK from the coding sequence ATGAGCGCAGCGAAAAGCTATATACCTATCTTCAGAAGGAGGAGAGAAGGTAAGACCGATTACAGAAAAAGGAGGCTCCTATTATACGGTAGAAAACCCTTCCTCACAGTTCACATAAGCAATTACACCATATATGGTCAGATACATGAAGCAAAGATAGGTGGCGACATAGTTCTAACCTCGGCTAACTCGAAGGAGCTTTCAAAATACGGTTGGAAGGGCTCAAGAAAGAACACACCAGCAGCCTACCTTACAGGTCTACTATTAGGCACAAAAGCGGTAGCAAAGGGGATCAAGTATGCAGTCCTCTACCTTGGCCCCAGATCTTATATCCAAGGCTCTAGAGTCGCAGCTTTCGTTAAAGGTGTTATTTACGCAGGTGTGGAGGTGCCTGTCGATCCAGGAACTCTACCAAGCGAAGACCGTCTGCTTGGAAAGCATATCGCCGAATACGCCAATATGCTCTTAACATCCTCTCCAGAAGCATATAAGAAGAAGTTCTCCCTCCTACTGTCCCGCCGCTTTAAGCCTGAAGAATATGTTAAGCACGCATCATCCGTTAAGACGAAGGTGTTGAAGGTGATGGCGAAGTGA
- the rpsE gene encoding 30S ribosomal protein S5: MLVQSGKITSLSTIFEQGYRIREPEIVRTLLPDLKSEVISAGIVQKQTDAGEITRFVAIVAVGSPGWFGVGRGKAMQMRSAIDKATNAALLNIIPVKLGCGSWECRCSRAHSVPYKIVGKAGSVTVEIIPGPRGLGLVAGETVRKLLSLAGVVDAWTKTFGSTNTPSSITNAVYEAFKNMHKLNLITR; this comes from the coding sequence ATGCTGGTGCAGAGCGGGAAGATAACTTCTCTAAGCACCATCTTCGAGCAAGGGTACCGGATAAGAGAGCCTGAAATCGTCCGAACACTCCTACCAGACCTCAAATCAGAGGTGATAAGCGCAGGCATAGTGCAGAAGCAGACCGACGCAGGAGAAATTACAAGATTCGTAGCAATAGTCGCGGTAGGCTCACCTGGCTGGTTTGGCGTTGGGAGAGGCAAAGCTATGCAGATGAGAAGTGCAATCGACAAAGCCACCAACGCTGCTCTTCTAAACATCATACCTGTTAAACTTGGGTGCGGGAGTTGGGAGTGCAGATGCTCAAGAGCACATAGTGTACCATACAAGATAGTTGGAAAGGCGGGTAGCGTAACCGTGGAGATTATACCCGGTCCAAGAGGTCTTGGCTTAGTGGCTGGTGAAACCGTCAGAAAACTGCTCTCATTAGCTGGTGTGGTAGATGCTTGGACAAAAACCTTTGGTTCAACGAACACACCATCATCGATAACCAACGCTGTCTATGAAGCCTTCAAGAATATGCATAAGTTGAATCTGATAACTAGATAG
- a CDS encoding 50S ribosomal protein L30: MTCLLVVRLRGTINVPHWAEMTLRLLNLDKRYTATLVTDTPSVRGMLKKVKDYVAWSPAEAELIKELLEKRGKVSRRKRLTLEEVRKLGFEDFASLAASLAEGKISLNKLSLIKPFFTLHPPRGGFPASSRRLYRDGVLGENPELPKLVSKML, encoded by the coding sequence ATGACTTGCCTGTTGGTTGTGAGGTTAAGGGGGACCATAAACGTTCCACACTGGGCTGAAATGACCCTACGTCTCCTTAACCTCGATAAGCGATACACAGCAACATTAGTTACTGATACACCTTCAGTAAGAGGTATGCTTAAAAAAGTTAAGGATTACGTTGCTTGGTCCCCTGCAGAAGCCGAATTAATTAAAGAGCTGTTAGAGAAAAGGGGTAAAGTTTCTCGCCGGAAGCGCCTTACACTTGAAGAAGTCAGAAAACTCGGGTTCGAAGACTTTGCTTCACTAGCCGCCTCTTTGGCTGAAGGTAAGATCTCTCTAAATAAGCTTAGCTTGATAAAGCCATTCTTCACATTACACCCTCCGAGAGGAGGCTTCCCCGCTTCAAGTAGGCGGCTCTACAGGGATGGTGTGTTAGGCGAGAACCCGGAGCTACCGAAGCTTGTTTCGAAGATGCTGTGA
- a CDS encoding 50S ribosomal protein L15 has translation MPTRLRKVRRLRGSRTHGWGQIGQHRKSGQKGGTGKAGLHKHKWSWTVKYAPDHFSKDSMKPKRESKPHRWINVGELETLSHSQNTSEINLTSLGYEKLLGAGRVNTPLKVIVKSYTEQAKAKIEAAGGQLIKG, from the coding sequence ATGCCGACGAGGCTTCGTAAAGTGAGGCGGCTACGCGGCTCCAGAACACACGGCTGGGGTCAGATTGGGCAGCACAGGAAGAGCGGGCAGAAGGGAGGTACAGGTAAGGCTGGGCTGCATAAGCATAAGTGGAGCTGGACAGTTAAGTATGCACCTGACCACTTCAGCAAAGACTCTATGAAGCCTAAGCGTGAATCGAAGCCACACAGATGGATCAATGTCGGTGAGCTAGAAACCCTATCACATTCACAAAACACATCTGAAATCAACTTGACGAGCCTAGGGTATGAGAAACTGCTTGGAGCCGGAAGAGTCAATACACCGTTAAAGGTCATAGTTAAATCATATACAGAGCAAGCGAAAGCCAAGATAGAAGCGGCTGGAGGTCAGTTAATTAAGGGTTAA
- the secY gene encoding preprotein translocase subunit SecY, with the protein MSAFRNFISSVSTILPEVPKPARKPSLTERFIWTAIALVIYLVMAQVPLYGVTVGGQDQLAFTRIIFASSQGTLMELGIGPIVTAGLILQLLKGAEIFKVDFKKPEDRALFTSATKILTFIVILVEASAYIAGGAFGRNLTSTTVIILLAQLLFAGVVVMLLDELVQKGWGIGSGISLFIMAGVAQRILWDMFSILPTGAGYFGAIPYAVNATLAGVPHEAWFRPHGLPSISTLLITLLVILAIIYIEGIRIEIPITSTRYRGFSGVYPIKLMYVSNIPVILTSALMANLTFFSQILWRNLNPNNDNPILNTIVTFNQTNPGAGPTGGLIYYMSIPSSPDIAMAEPLRTATSILILIGFAVLFAKIWVEIGGLSPKAVAQSLLDANVQVPGFRRSSVSVESILNKYIPALTIVSGVIIGLIAGGSQVLGVFGSGIGILLMVDIILNYYQMLMREQLETMMPRLAGLLGKG; encoded by the coding sequence ATGAGCGCGTTCAGAAACTTCATCTCATCCGTTTCAACGATCCTACCAGAGGTACCGAAACCAGCTAGGAAACCTAGTCTTACAGAGCGTTTCATCTGGACCGCCATCGCTCTCGTCATCTACCTCGTTATGGCTCAAGTTCCGCTCTACGGTGTAACAGTCGGCGGTCAGGATCAGCTTGCATTTACGAGAATAATCTTCGCTTCCTCTCAAGGTACACTTATGGAGCTCGGCATCGGACCGATCGTTACCGCTGGTCTTATTCTCCAGCTACTTAAGGGCGCTGAAATCTTTAAGGTTGATTTTAAGAAGCCTGAAGATAGAGCCCTCTTCACATCAGCCACTAAGATACTTACATTTATCGTCATTCTGGTAGAAGCTTCGGCTTACATCGCTGGTGGAGCGTTCGGTAGGAACCTCACTTCAACCACCGTAATAATCCTACTTGCCCAACTCTTGTTTGCGGGTGTAGTTGTTATGCTTCTGGACGAGCTCGTTCAGAAGGGTTGGGGGATAGGGAGTGGTATATCGCTTTTCATTATGGCTGGTGTAGCGCAGCGCATACTGTGGGACATGTTCAGCATACTACCAACTGGTGCGGGTTACTTCGGAGCCATCCCGTATGCGGTCAACGCTACATTAGCTGGTGTGCCGCACGAAGCTTGGTTCAGACCTCATGGATTACCAAGCATCTCAACACTATTAATCACACTACTAGTTATCCTAGCAATAATCTACATCGAAGGGATTAGAATCGAGATCCCAATAACCTCAACCAGATACCGAGGGTTCTCAGGCGTATACCCGATCAAGCTGATGTATGTCTCAAACATACCAGTCATTCTAACATCAGCGCTAATGGCCAACTTAACATTCTTCTCACAAATACTCTGGAGAAACCTCAACCCAAATAATGATAACCCGATCTTAAACACAATCGTAACCTTTAACCAAACAAATCCAGGAGCAGGGCCTACAGGCGGTCTTATCTACTATATGTCGATACCATCTTCACCAGACATAGCGATGGCTGAGCCTTTACGCACCGCAACCTCGATTCTAATTTTGATAGGATTTGCTGTGCTCTTCGCTAAGATCTGGGTTGAAATAGGTGGGCTATCGCCCAAGGCTGTGGCTCAGAGTCTGCTCGATGCTAATGTTCAGGTCCCTGGGTTTAGGAGGAGTAGTGTGTCTGTTGAGAGCATCTTGAATAAGTATATTCCAGCCTTAACGATAGTGAGCGGTGTAATCATAGGTCTTATAGCTGGGGGTTCGCAGGTCTTAGGTGTCTTCGGATCTGGGATAGGTATCCTCCTTATGGTTGATATCATCCTTAACTACTATCAGATGCTCATGAGAGAGCAGCTTGAGACTATGATGCCAAGATTAGCTGGTCTGTTGGGCAAAGGCTAG
- the kae1 gene encoding N(6)-L-threonylcarbamoyladenine synthase Kae1 gives MYGLGIESTAHTFGASIVESTGKILSDVKSVYTPPEGSGIHPREASRHHAEKASAVIEEALRVAGIRVRDLSFVAYSAGPGLGPCLRVGATVARALASYFNLPLVPVNHAVGHIEVAILEAGFSDPLVLLVSGGHTLISAHSKGRWRIFGETLDITIGQLLDQFGRAAGFASPAGKKIEELAKSAKRYVNLPYTVKGNDVQFSGLLTAAKNLLSSGESLEDLAYSIQETGFAMLCEVTERALAFTEKHELLVTGGVAANRRLCEMLNAVASRHNAKFGAVSSKYAGDCGAQIAWTGLLAYCAGVSVPVEKSIIRQSWRLDSVDTPWRS, from the coding sequence ATATACGGTTTAGGTATTGAATCGACAGCCCACACCTTTGGAGCATCGATAGTTGAATCAACTGGTAAGATCTTATCAGATGTAAAGTCCGTTTACACGCCTCCAGAGGGCTCAGGCATCCACCCGCGTGAAGCATCTAGACACCACGCCGAAAAAGCATCTGCTGTAATAGAAGAAGCTCTGAGAGTAGCTGGGATAAGGGTCAGGGATCTTTCATTTGTAGCTTATTCAGCAGGGCCGGGTCTAGGCCCGTGTTTGAGGGTTGGTGCTACTGTAGCTAGAGCACTTGCATCCTACTTTAATTTACCACTAGTGCCTGTAAATCATGCGGTTGGGCATATTGAGGTTGCCATATTGGAGGCCGGCTTTTCCGATCCACTTGTCCTCCTTGTTTCAGGCGGGCATACGCTCATATCAGCCCACTCAAAAGGTAGGTGGAGGATCTTCGGCGAAACCCTCGACATAACTATAGGGCAGCTTCTTGACCAGTTCGGTAGAGCAGCCGGCTTTGCTTCACCCGCAGGCAAAAAGATCGAGGAGCTAGCAAAATCTGCCAAAAGATACGTAAATCTACCATACACAGTGAAGGGTAATGACGTCCAGTTTTCAGGTCTACTGACAGCGGCAAAGAACCTCTTATCTTCGGGTGAATCGCTCGAGGATCTGGCATACTCCATACAGGAGACGGGCTTCGCTATGCTCTGTGAGGTAACCGAGCGTGCTCTAGCTTTCACGGAGAAGCATGAGCTACTTGTCACAGGCGGGGTTGCTGCGAACCGAAGGTTGTGTGAGATGCTTAATGCGGTTGCATCTCGGCATAACGCAAAGTTCGGCGCCGTCTCCTCGAAGTATGCTGGTGACTGTGGCGCTCAGATCGCTTGGACAGGTCTCTTGGCGTATTGTGCTGGGGTTTCTGTTCCTGTTGAGAAGAGCATCATAAGGCAGTCTTGGAGGCTTGATTCGGTCGATACGCCTTGGAGAAGCTGA
- a CDS encoding Kae1-associated serine/threonine protein kinase, which translates to MEKLIRKGAEADLYLTNWLDLLAVRKVRVTKPYFQPQLDQAIRSHRTSQEALFLRKARECGVSTPLVYFVDPKRAELIMQFIEGERLKEALLTRSDEECVGLCREMGRAIALLHSHDIMHSDLTPSNFIISKGRLVALDFGLSFISKKLEDRAVDLHLLKGVLISTYTEKADLYFNSVLEGYSSIHGEAFVNTLKAKIREIERRGRYARVV; encoded by the coding sequence TTGGAGAAGCTGATAAGGAAGGGTGCTGAAGCAGACCTCTACTTGACCAACTGGCTTGATCTACTGGCTGTGAGGAAAGTTAGGGTTACCAAGCCCTATTTCCAACCACAGCTAGACCAAGCGATCAGATCACATAGAACTTCGCAGGAAGCCCTCTTCTTAAGGAAGGCGCGTGAATGCGGCGTTTCAACACCTCTGGTCTACTTTGTCGACCCAAAAAGAGCAGAGCTCATAATGCAGTTTATTGAAGGTGAGCGGCTGAAAGAGGCTCTTCTAACAAGGTCTGATGAAGAGTGTGTAGGGTTGTGTAGAGAGATGGGTAGGGCTATAGCGCTTCTACATAGCCACGACATCATGCACAGCGACCTGACACCATCCAACTTCATCATCTCAAAAGGTAGGCTTGTAGCCCTCGACTTCGGATTATCCTTCATCTCAAAGAAGCTTGAAGATAGAGCTGTTGATCTACACCTACTTAAGGGCGTGTTGATCAGCACCTACACAGAGAAGGCTGACCTCTACTTTAACAGCGTACTAGAGGGCTACAGCTCGATTCACGGCGAAGCATTTGTAAACACTCTTAAAGCTAAGATCCGAGAGATTGAGCGCAGAGGAAGGTATGCTAGAGTCGTCTAA
- a CDS encoding XTP/dITP diphosphatase — translation MLESSKRSIIFVTSNLNKVKEIEAVLSKYNIRVEVSSVKKREIQSEQLEEIAKESALSAYQVLKRPLFVEDSGLFIKALNGFPGPYSSYTYKKIGVAGILKLMAGEKNREAEFASQIAYIDERGMIKLCRGVCEGVIAEEARGSGGFGFDPIFIPKGQTKTFAEMSVEEKNRFSHRAKAAHLLAEVLFDLKHHNV, via the coding sequence ATGCTAGAGTCGTCTAAGCGAAGCATAATATTCGTAACCAGCAACCTCAACAAGGTGAAAGAGATCGAAGCCGTATTATCCAAATACAACATTAGAGTAGAGGTGTCAAGCGTAAAGAAGCGTGAGATACAGAGTGAGCAGCTAGAGGAGATAGCGAAAGAAAGCGCGTTGAGCGCCTATCAAGTCCTCAAAAGACCGCTATTCGTAGAGGACTCAGGGCTCTTCATAAAAGCGTTGAACGGCTTCCCAGGCCCCTACTCATCCTACACCTACAAGAAGATCGGCGTGGCTGGCATACTCAAACTCATGGCTGGTGAGAAGAATAGGGAAGCGGAATTCGCCTCACAAATAGCCTACATCGATGAAAGAGGTATGATTAAACTATGCCGAGGCGTCTGCGAAGGGGTTATAGCTGAGGAGGCGAGAGGAAGCGGAGGATTCGGCTTCGACCCAATCTTCATACCAAAAGGGCAGACAAAAACCTTCGCTGAAATGAGCGTCGAAGAGAAGAACCGATTCTCACACCGCGCAAAAGCCGCTCATCTACTGGCCGAGGTATTGTTTGATCTTAAGCACCATAATGTTTGA
- a CDS encoding ABC transporter substrate-binding protein: MSSKRGVTRRGFLTVAVSAIVAGVVAGVGGYYAGTLAAPAEVVREVTKTIERTTTITPSPTTVTRTVTTTVTASATATTTTTPTTTATTPAPDYIKIGWPAPLTGAEAPFTESYPWIARKIEEVVNKEGGVYVAKYGKKIPIKIILRDTQSDTGMATTVTEDLITREGVHMIVSSVASSAVPVSTTAERYGIPAIISQAVVLAWLKGGPYKWAYIAFFAEPVCYLGYMAYWQKVLKKPPNEIIIGAIWNDDPAGRGFREAFAKVVGKRGYQIIDVGLVAWGTKDFSAYIERWKRERVEVLVANMIAPDFATLWRQTREMGFIPKLTSIGRAIMFPSNVEALGGDLPIGIATEYSFGPAYPTRSKLLNVTAQEFCDLWEKESGRQWTEPIGPALHLLELALNAIERAGNLEPEAIRNAIADTDIDTILGHVNFKRPYPPEVQEIVPDFPQLGDYKEHISLTPQVVGQWFKGTKYKWDKKVVENGIWKEIPIEVEPKTIPELLGIS; this comes from the coding sequence ATGTCGTCTAAAAGGGGTGTTACTAGGAGAGGCTTCTTAACGGTTGCCGTTTCTGCTATTGTTGCTGGTGTCGTTGCTGGTGTAGGAGGCTACTATGCTGGAACCTTAGCAGCGCCAGCTGAAGTCGTAAGGGAGGTTACGAAGACCATAGAGCGGACAACAACAATAACACCATCCCCAACTACAGTAACAAGAACCGTAACAACAACAGTAACAGCATCAGCCACAGCAACCACAACAACTACACCAACCACAACAGCAACAACTCCAGCGCCAGATTACATCAAAATAGGTTGGCCAGCACCATTAACTGGAGCTGAAGCACCCTTCACCGAATCCTATCCTTGGATTGCTCGAAAAATCGAAGAAGTGGTCAATAAAGAAGGCGGTGTATATGTCGCAAAATACGGCAAAAAGATACCCATAAAGATCATCTTGAGAGACACGCAAAGCGACACAGGTATGGCTACGACAGTCACTGAAGATCTTATAACGAGGGAAGGCGTACACATGATCGTTTCAAGCGTAGCATCCTCCGCAGTTCCAGTTAGCACGACCGCTGAAAGATACGGTATTCCCGCAATCATAAGTCAAGCCGTCGTTCTTGCTTGGTTAAAAGGTGGACCCTACAAGTGGGCCTACATCGCTTTCTTCGCTGAACCAGTATGTTATCTTGGATATATGGCGTACTGGCAAAAAGTCTTAAAGAAACCACCTAATGAGATAATAATCGGTGCTATTTGGAACGATGATCCAGCGGGTAGAGGATTCAGGGAAGCTTTTGCTAAAGTGGTTGGTAAGCGGGGGTACCAAATAATAGATGTAGGTTTGGTAGCTTGGGGCACCAAAGACTTCAGCGCATACATTGAGAGGTGGAAGCGAGAACGTGTAGAAGTGCTAGTTGCTAATATGATTGCGCCGGACTTCGCAACGTTGTGGAGGCAGACTCGTGAAATGGGATTCATACCAAAACTTACCTCCATAGGTAGAGCTATAATGTTCCCCTCTAATGTTGAAGCTCTGGGCGGCGATCTCCCAATTGGTATAGCAACGGAGTACTCGTTCGGCCCGGCTTATCCAACCAGATCTAAGCTGCTTAATGTGACTGCGCAAGAATTTTGCGATCTATGGGAAAAAGAATCAGGTAGGCAATGGACAGAGCCTATAGGACCTGCCTTACATCTGCTCGAACTTGCTCTCAATGCGATTGAAAGGGCTGGTAATCTAGAACCTGAAGCGATTAGAAATGCTATAGCAGATACAGATATAGATACAATTCTTGGTCATGTGAACTTCAAACGACCATATCCTCCAGAGGTACAAGAAATAGTTCCTGACTTCCCGCAACTCGGTGATTACAAAGAGCATATTTCACTGACACCTCAAGTCGTTGGACAGTGGTTTAAAGGAACAAAGTACAAGTGGGACAAGAAAGTGGTTGAGAACGGCATATGGAAAGAAATACCAATCGAAGTCGAACCAAAGACGATACCAGAGTTGCTAGGTATATCCTGA